One segment of Triticum aestivum cultivar Chinese Spring chromosome 2A, IWGSC CS RefSeq v2.1, whole genome shotgun sequence DNA contains the following:
- the LOC123188133 gene encoding heterogeneous nuclear ribonucleoprotein 1 isoform X2, whose product MEADSGKLFVGGISWETDEDRLRDYFGRFGEVTEAVIMRDRNTGRARGFGFIVFAEAGVAERVTMDKHMIDGRMVEAKKAVPRDDQSIASKNNGSSIGSPGPVRTRKIFVGGLASNVTEVEFRRYFEQFGMITDVVVMYDHNTQRPRGFGFITYDSEDAVDKALHKNFHELNGKMVEVKRAVPKEQSPGPVARSPAGGQNLAISRVHNFLNGFNQGYSPNPIGGYGMRVDGRFGLLSGARNGFSSFGPSYGMGMNVETGMNANFGANSSFLNNSNGRQMGSYYNGGLNRLGSPIGYVGLNDDSGSILSSMGRNVWGNGNVNYQNSPTNMSSFVPSGSGSQVGITGDGINWGGPTSAHGMGSISSLGSNIGRGAGDNFGLPSGGYGRSNPTGTIGEPFSASANAYEMNNIDTYGNNSIYGDSTWRFTSSEIDIPPFDNDLGNIDPDIKSNMPASYMGNYTVNNNQTSRGQYPLQHFAISYT is encoded by the exons ATGGAGGCCGACTCCGGGAAGCTCTTCGTCGGCGGCATCTCCTGGGAGACGGACGAGGACCGCCTCCGCGACTACTTTGGCCGCTTCGGCGAGGTCACCGAGGCTGTCATCATGCGCGACCGCAACACCGGCCGCGCTCGCGGCTTCGGCTTCATAGTCTTTGCCGAGGCCGGCGTTGCTGAGCGAGTCACCATGGACAAGCACATGATCGATGGCCGCATG GTCGAAGCCAAGAAAGCTGTTCCCAGGGACGACCAGAGCATTGCAAGCAAGAACAATGGCAGCAGCATAGGCTCGCCTGGGCCAGTCCGTACCAGAAAGATCTTTGTTGGGGGGCTGGCCTCCAATGTTACTGAGGTTGAATTCAGAAGGTATTTTGAGCAATTCGGCATGATAACAGATGTGGTTGTCATGTACGACCACAACACACAGAGGCCCAGGGGCTTTGGCTTCATCACCTATGATTCAGAAGATGCAGTGGATAAGGCGCTGCACAAGAACTTCCATGAGCTTAATGGCAAGATGGTTGAAGTCAAGAGAGCTGTCCCAAAGGAGCAGTCGCCTGGACCTGTCGCACGCTCACCTGCTGGAGGGCAGAACCTTGCTATCAGCAGGGTTCACAACTTCTTGAATGGCTTCAACCAGGGATATAGCCCAAACCCGATAGGAGGTTACGGCATGAGGGTGGATGGAAGGTTTGGCCTGCTTTCAGGTGCACGAAATGGGTTTTCTTCATTTGGCCCCAGTTATGGAATGGGCATGAATGTTGAAACTGGGATGAATGCAAATTTTGGTGCAAACTCTAGTTTCCTCAATAACTCAAATGGGCGGCAAATGGGTTCATACTACAATGGTGGTTTAAACAGACTAGGCAGCCCTATTGGGTACGTTGGTCTGAATGATGATTCAGGATCGATATTGAGTTCAATGGGAAGGAATGTTTGGGGTAATGGAAATGTCAACTACCAGAACAGCCCTACAAACATGAGTTCTTTTGTACCATCTGGAAGTGGGAGTCAAGTTGGTATTACTGGCGATGGTATAAATTGGGGAGGTCCTACTTCTGCCCATGGGATGGGAAGCATTTCAAGCCTTGGGTCTAACATTGGCCGTGGGGCTGGAGATAACTTTGGTTTGCCGTCTGGCGGCTATGGAAGGAGCAACCCAACTGGCACCATTGGTGAACCTTTTTCTGCGTCAGCCAATGCATATGAAATGAACAACATAGATACATATGGCAACAACTCTATTTATGGTGACTCAACCTGGAGGTTCACGTCATCTGAGATCGATATTCCTCCTTTTGATAATGATCTTGGAAATATCGATCCAGATATCAAATCGAACATGCCAGCAAGTTACATGGGCAACTATACTGTTAATAATAATCAGACAAGCAGAGGTCAGTACCCGCTTCAGCATTTTGCTATTAGCTACACATGA
- the LOC123188133 gene encoding heterogeneous nuclear ribonucleoprotein 1 isoform X1, which translates to MEADSGKLFVGGISWETDEDRLRDYFGRFGEVTEAVIMRDRNTGRARGFGFIVFAEAGVAERVTMDKHMIDGRMVEAKKAVPRDDQSIASKNNGSSIGSPGPVRTRKIFVGGLASNVTEVEFRRYFEQFGMITDVVVMYDHNTQRPRGFGFITYDSEDAVDKALHKNFHELNGKMVEVKRAVPKEQSPGPVARSPAGGQNLAISRVHNFLNGFNQGYSPNPIGGYGMRVDGRFGLLSGARNGFSSFGPSYGMGMNVETGMNANFGANSSFLNNSNGRQMGSYYNGGLNRLGSPIGYVGLNDDSGSILSSMGRNVWGNGNVNYQNSPTNMSSFVPSGSGSQVGITGDGINWGGPTSAHGMGSISSLGSNIGRGAGDNFGLPSGGYGRSNPTGTIGEPFSASANAYEMNNIDTYGNNSIYGDSTWRFTSSEIDIPPFDNDLGNIDPDIKSNMPASYMGNYTVNNNQTSRGITS; encoded by the exons ATGGAGGCCGACTCCGGGAAGCTCTTCGTCGGCGGCATCTCCTGGGAGACGGACGAGGACCGCCTCCGCGACTACTTTGGCCGCTTCGGCGAGGTCACCGAGGCTGTCATCATGCGCGACCGCAACACCGGCCGCGCTCGCGGCTTCGGCTTCATAGTCTTTGCCGAGGCCGGCGTTGCTGAGCGAGTCACCATGGACAAGCACATGATCGATGGCCGCATG GTCGAAGCCAAGAAAGCTGTTCCCAGGGACGACCAGAGCATTGCAAGCAAGAACAATGGCAGCAGCATAGGCTCGCCTGGGCCAGTCCGTACCAGAAAGATCTTTGTTGGGGGGCTGGCCTCCAATGTTACTGAGGTTGAATTCAGAAGGTATTTTGAGCAATTCGGCATGATAACAGATGTGGTTGTCATGTACGACCACAACACACAGAGGCCCAGGGGCTTTGGCTTCATCACCTATGATTCAGAAGATGCAGTGGATAAGGCGCTGCACAAGAACTTCCATGAGCTTAATGGCAAGATGGTTGAAGTCAAGAGAGCTGTCCCAAAGGAGCAGTCGCCTGGACCTGTCGCACGCTCACCTGCTGGAGGGCAGAACCTTGCTATCAGCAGGGTTCACAACTTCTTGAATGGCTTCAACCAGGGATATAGCCCAAACCCGATAGGAGGTTACGGCATGAGGGTGGATGGAAGGTTTGGCCTGCTTTCAGGTGCACGAAATGGGTTTTCTTCATTTGGCCCCAGTTATGGAATGGGCATGAATGTTGAAACTGGGATGAATGCAAATTTTGGTGCAAACTCTAGTTTCCTCAATAACTCAAATGGGCGGCAAATGGGTTCATACTACAATGGTGGTTTAAACAGACTAGGCAGCCCTATTGGGTACGTTGGTCTGAATGATGATTCAGGATCGATATTGAGTTCAATGGGAAGGAATGTTTGGGGTAATGGAAATGTCAACTACCAGAACAGCCCTACAAACATGAGTTCTTTTGTACCATCTGGAAGTGGGAGTCAAGTTGGTATTACTGGCGATGGTATAAATTGGGGAGGTCCTACTTCTGCCCATGGGATGGGAAGCATTTCAAGCCTTGGGTCTAACATTGGCCGTGGGGCTGGAGATAACTTTGGTTTGCCGTCTGGCGGCTATGGAAGGAGCAACCCAACTGGCACCATTGGTGAACCTTTTTCTGCGTCAGCCAATGCATATGAAATGAACAACATAGATACATATGGCAACAACTCTATTTATGGTGACTCAACCTGGAGGTTCACGTCATCTGAGATCGATATTCCTCCTTTTGATAATGATCTTGGAAATATCGATCCAGATATCAAATCGAACATGCCAGCAAGTTACATGGGCAACTATACTGTTAATAATAATCAGACAAGCAGAG GTATCACTTCCTAG